From a region of the Panicum virgatum strain AP13 chromosome 2K, P.virgatum_v5, whole genome shotgun sequence genome:
- the LOC120673471 gene encoding BTB/POZ domain-containing protein At5g47800-like isoform X2, whose amino-acid sequence MKYMKLGTKPDTFYTEEAVRSVVSDVPADLIIHVNNTKYQLHKFPLLLKCGLLQRLCSDTDDGDEDPVPVALHDIPGGEEAFELCAKFCYGISVSIGAANLVPAMLAARFLRMTEAVAKGNLVAKLEAFFDSCVLQGWKDSVAALQAAWRISGWSESRIVQPCIDSIVEKILTPPAKVTWSYTYTRPGYTRKSAPAKDWWTEDISELDVEVFRSVISTVRASLQLPPPLIGEALHVYTCKHLVDPLRAGAGAGAVANGQAAQAEEALARQRRVLESIVTMIPAEPGSVTGRFLLRLLRVANYVGASSSTRAQLVRQAGSQLHEAGAADLLIPLPSDPQAYDVGAAEAVLQHFLAQFQRPAPPDERRRMSAAMGKVARTFDEYLRTIALDRDFPVAKFVDLVECLPDIARSDHDGLYYAIDAYLKEHPELSKADKKRLCRLIDCRKLSPDVRAQAISNDQMPLRTIVQLLFVEQERTMGAASHGTAVAPDRASADAISRLTARTNEDEPASSSADHKSDVHRPRRDHARVADGATTAMTRSLSASTKTPLAGRKERTTEERSSRMRNKE is encoded by the exons ATGAAGTACATGAAGCTTGGAACAAAACCAGATACATTCTACACTGAAGAAGCAGTCAG GTCAGTAGTGTCAGACGTACCGGCGGATCTCATCATCCATGTCAACAACACGAAGTATCAGCTACACAAG TTCCCCCTGCTGCTCAAGTGCGGCCTCCTGCAGCGCCTCTGCTCCGAcaccgacgacggcgacgaggacccGGTGCCCGTGGCGCTGCACGACATCccgggcggcgaggaggccttCGAGCTGTGCGCCAAGTTCTGCTACGGCATCTCCGTCAGCATCGGCGCCGCGAACCTGGTGCCGGCGATGCTGGCGGCGCGGTTCCTCCGGATGACGGAGGCCGTCGCCAAGGGCAACCTGGTGGCCAAGCTGGAGGCCTTCTTCGACTCGTGCGTGCTGCAGGGGTGGAAGGACTCGGTCGCCGCGCTGCAGGCGGCGTGGCGGATCTCCGGCTGGAGCGAGAGCCGCATCGTGCAGCCCTGCATCGACTCCATCGTCGAGAAGATCCTCACGCCGCCGGCCAAGGTCACCTGGTCCTACACCTACACCCGCCCGGGGTACACCAGGAAGTCGGCCCCCGCCAAGGACTGGTGGACGGAGGACATCTCGGAGCTGGACGTCGAGGTGTTCCGCTCGGTCATCTCCACCGTGCGCGCGTCGCTccagctcccgccgccgctcatcGGCGAGGCGCTGCACGTGTACACGTGCAAGCACCTCGTCGACCCGCTGCGCGcgggggccggcgccggcgccgtcgccaaCGGCCAGGCAGCGCAGGCCGAGGAGGCGCTGGCCAGGCAGCGCCGCGTGCTCGAGTCCATCGTCACGATGATCCCCGCCGAGCCGGGGTCTGTCACCGGCCGGTTCCTGCTCCGGCTGCTGCGGGTGGCCAACTACGTCGGCGCGTCGTCGTCCACGCGAGCGCAGCTGGTCCGGCAGGCCGGATCCCAGCTCCACGAGGCGGGGGCCGCGGACCTGCTCATCCCGCTGCCGTCGGACCCGCAGGCGTACGacgtcggcgcggcggaggccgtgCTGCAGCACTTCCTGGCGCAGTTCCagcgccccgcgccgcccgacGAGCGCCGGCGGATGAGCGCCGCCATGGGCAAGGTGGCCAGGACCTTCGACGAGTACCTGCGGACCATCGCGCTCGACCGCGACTTCCCCGTCGCCAAGTTCGTCGACCTCGTCGAGTGCTTGCCAGACATCGCCCGCAGTGACCACGACGGCCTCTACTACGCGATCGACGCCTATCTCAAG GAGCACCCGGAGCTTAGCAAGGCGGACAAGAAGCGGCTGTGCCGGTTGATCGACTGCCGGAAGCTGTCACCGGACGTGCGGGCGCAGGCGATATCCAACGACCAGATGCCGCTGCGCACCATCGTGCAGCTTCTCTTCGTCGAGCAGGAGAGGACCATGGGTGCCGCCAGCCATGGAACTGCCGTCGCACCAGACCGGGCCTCGGCCGATGCCATCTCCCGGCTCACGGCAAGAACCAACGAGGACGAACCGGCCTCATCATCTGCCGACCACAAGTCAGACGTGCACCGGCCACGCCGTGATCATGCTCGGGTGGCCGACGGCGCAACAACAGCCATGACGAGGTCGCTGTCGGCATCGACCAAGACACCGCTGGCAGGGAGAAAGGAGAGGACGACTGAGGAGAGGAGCAGCAGAATGAGGAACAAGGAGTGA
- the LOC120673471 gene encoding BTB/POZ domain-containing protein At5g47800-like isoform X3: MLAARFLRMTEAVAKGNLVAKLEAFFDSCVLQGWKDSVAALQAAWRISGWSESRIVQPCIDSIVEKILTPPAKVTWSYTYTRPGYTRKSAPAKDWWTEDISELDVEVFRSVISTVRASLQLPPPLIGEALHVYTCKHLVDPLRAGAGAGAVANGQAAQAEEALARQRRVLESIVTMIPAEPGSVTGRFLLRLLRVANYVGASSSTRAQLVRQAGSQLHEAGAADLLIPLPSDPQAYDVGAAEAVLQHFLAQFQRPAPPDERRRMSAAMGKVARTFDEYLRTIALDRDFPVAKFVDLVECLPDIARSDHDGLYYAIDAYLKEHPELSKADKKRLCRLIDCRKLSPDVRAQAISNDQMPLRTIVQLLFVEQERTMGAASHGTAVAPDRASADAISRLTARTNEDEPASSSADHKSDVHRPRRDHARVADGATTAMTRSLSASTKTPLAGRKERTTEERSSRMRNKE, translated from the exons ATGCTGGCGGCGCGGTTCCTCCGGATGACGGAGGCCGTCGCCAAGGGCAACCTGGTGGCCAAGCTGGAGGCCTTCTTCGACTCGTGCGTGCTGCAGGGGTGGAAGGACTCGGTCGCCGCGCTGCAGGCGGCGTGGCGGATCTCCGGCTGGAGCGAGAGCCGCATCGTGCAGCCCTGCATCGACTCCATCGTCGAGAAGATCCTCACGCCGCCGGCCAAGGTCACCTGGTCCTACACCTACACCCGCCCGGGGTACACCAGGAAGTCGGCCCCCGCCAAGGACTGGTGGACGGAGGACATCTCGGAGCTGGACGTCGAGGTGTTCCGCTCGGTCATCTCCACCGTGCGCGCGTCGCTccagctcccgccgccgctcatcGGCGAGGCGCTGCACGTGTACACGTGCAAGCACCTCGTCGACCCGCTGCGCGcgggggccggcgccggcgccgtcgccaaCGGCCAGGCAGCGCAGGCCGAGGAGGCGCTGGCCAGGCAGCGCCGCGTGCTCGAGTCCATCGTCACGATGATCCCCGCCGAGCCGGGGTCTGTCACCGGCCGGTTCCTGCTCCGGCTGCTGCGGGTGGCCAACTACGTCGGCGCGTCGTCGTCCACGCGAGCGCAGCTGGTCCGGCAGGCCGGATCCCAGCTCCACGAGGCGGGGGCCGCGGACCTGCTCATCCCGCTGCCGTCGGACCCGCAGGCGTACGacgtcggcgcggcggaggccgtgCTGCAGCACTTCCTGGCGCAGTTCCagcgccccgcgccgcccgacGAGCGCCGGCGGATGAGCGCCGCCATGGGCAAGGTGGCCAGGACCTTCGACGAGTACCTGCGGACCATCGCGCTCGACCGCGACTTCCCCGTCGCCAAGTTCGTCGACCTCGTCGAGTGCTTGCCAGACATCGCCCGCAGTGACCACGACGGCCTCTACTACGCGATCGACGCCTATCTCAAG GAGCACCCGGAGCTTAGCAAGGCGGACAAGAAGCGGCTGTGCCGGTTGATCGACTGCCGGAAGCTGTCACCGGACGTGCGGGCGCAGGCGATATCCAACGACCAGATGCCGCTGCGCACCATCGTGCAGCTTCTCTTCGTCGAGCAGGAGAGGACCATGGGTGCCGCCAGCCATGGAACTGCCGTCGCACCAGACCGGGCCTCGGCCGATGCCATCTCCCGGCTCACGGCAAGAACCAACGAGGACGAACCGGCCTCATCATCTGCCGACCACAAGTCAGACGTGCACCGGCCACGCCGTGATCATGCTCGGGTGGCCGACGGCGCAACAACAGCCATGACGAGGTCGCTGTCGGCATCGACCAAGACACCGCTGGCAGGGAGAAAGGAGAGGACGACTGAGGAGAGGAGCAGCAGAATGAGGAACAAGGAGTGA
- the LOC120673471 gene encoding BTB/POZ domain-containing protein At5g47800-like isoform X1, with protein MKYMKLGTKPDTFYTEEAVRSVVSDVPADLIIHVNNTKYQLHKLKFGQKYENAAPDDIARNQAYKFPLLLKCGLLQRLCSDTDDGDEDPVPVALHDIPGGEEAFELCAKFCYGISVSIGAANLVPAMLAARFLRMTEAVAKGNLVAKLEAFFDSCVLQGWKDSVAALQAAWRISGWSESRIVQPCIDSIVEKILTPPAKVTWSYTYTRPGYTRKSAPAKDWWTEDISELDVEVFRSVISTVRASLQLPPPLIGEALHVYTCKHLVDPLRAGAGAGAVANGQAAQAEEALARQRRVLESIVTMIPAEPGSVTGRFLLRLLRVANYVGASSSTRAQLVRQAGSQLHEAGAADLLIPLPSDPQAYDVGAAEAVLQHFLAQFQRPAPPDERRRMSAAMGKVARTFDEYLRTIALDRDFPVAKFVDLVECLPDIARSDHDGLYYAIDAYLKEHPELSKADKKRLCRLIDCRKLSPDVRAQAISNDQMPLRTIVQLLFVEQERTMGAASHGTAVAPDRASADAISRLTARTNEDEPASSSADHKSDVHRPRRDHARVADGATTAMTRSLSASTKTPLAGRKERTTEERSSRMRNKE; from the exons ATGAAGTACATGAAGCTTGGAACAAAACCAGATACATTCTACACTGAAGAAGCAGTCAG GTCAGTAGTGTCAGACGTACCGGCGGATCTCATCATCCATGTCAACAACACGAAGTATCAGCTACACAAG TTGAAATTTGGTCAGAAATATGAAAACGCTGCGCCCGACGACATCGCTCGCAACCAGGCTTACAAA TTCCCCCTGCTGCTCAAGTGCGGCCTCCTGCAGCGCCTCTGCTCCGAcaccgacgacggcgacgaggacccGGTGCCCGTGGCGCTGCACGACATCccgggcggcgaggaggccttCGAGCTGTGCGCCAAGTTCTGCTACGGCATCTCCGTCAGCATCGGCGCCGCGAACCTGGTGCCGGCGATGCTGGCGGCGCGGTTCCTCCGGATGACGGAGGCCGTCGCCAAGGGCAACCTGGTGGCCAAGCTGGAGGCCTTCTTCGACTCGTGCGTGCTGCAGGGGTGGAAGGACTCGGTCGCCGCGCTGCAGGCGGCGTGGCGGATCTCCGGCTGGAGCGAGAGCCGCATCGTGCAGCCCTGCATCGACTCCATCGTCGAGAAGATCCTCACGCCGCCGGCCAAGGTCACCTGGTCCTACACCTACACCCGCCCGGGGTACACCAGGAAGTCGGCCCCCGCCAAGGACTGGTGGACGGAGGACATCTCGGAGCTGGACGTCGAGGTGTTCCGCTCGGTCATCTCCACCGTGCGCGCGTCGCTccagctcccgccgccgctcatcGGCGAGGCGCTGCACGTGTACACGTGCAAGCACCTCGTCGACCCGCTGCGCGcgggggccggcgccggcgccgtcgccaaCGGCCAGGCAGCGCAGGCCGAGGAGGCGCTGGCCAGGCAGCGCCGCGTGCTCGAGTCCATCGTCACGATGATCCCCGCCGAGCCGGGGTCTGTCACCGGCCGGTTCCTGCTCCGGCTGCTGCGGGTGGCCAACTACGTCGGCGCGTCGTCGTCCACGCGAGCGCAGCTGGTCCGGCAGGCCGGATCCCAGCTCCACGAGGCGGGGGCCGCGGACCTGCTCATCCCGCTGCCGTCGGACCCGCAGGCGTACGacgtcggcgcggcggaggccgtgCTGCAGCACTTCCTGGCGCAGTTCCagcgccccgcgccgcccgacGAGCGCCGGCGGATGAGCGCCGCCATGGGCAAGGTGGCCAGGACCTTCGACGAGTACCTGCGGACCATCGCGCTCGACCGCGACTTCCCCGTCGCCAAGTTCGTCGACCTCGTCGAGTGCTTGCCAGACATCGCCCGCAGTGACCACGACGGCCTCTACTACGCGATCGACGCCTATCTCAAG GAGCACCCGGAGCTTAGCAAGGCGGACAAGAAGCGGCTGTGCCGGTTGATCGACTGCCGGAAGCTGTCACCGGACGTGCGGGCGCAGGCGATATCCAACGACCAGATGCCGCTGCGCACCATCGTGCAGCTTCTCTTCGTCGAGCAGGAGAGGACCATGGGTGCCGCCAGCCATGGAACTGCCGTCGCACCAGACCGGGCCTCGGCCGATGCCATCTCCCGGCTCACGGCAAGAACCAACGAGGACGAACCGGCCTCATCATCTGCCGACCACAAGTCAGACGTGCACCGGCCACGCCGTGATCATGCTCGGGTGGCCGACGGCGCAACAACAGCCATGACGAGGTCGCTGTCGGCATCGACCAAGACACCGCTGGCAGGGAGAAAGGAGAGGACGACTGAGGAGAGGAGCAGCAGAATGAGGAACAAGGAGTGA